The genome window CAGCAGCAGGCGGCCGGGGGAGGGGATGGTGGCGACGATGTCGACGTGGCCGTTGGTGCCGAAGTCGTCGTAGTCGCGGGTGAGGCCGCGCGGCAGCCAGACGGCGTGGGTGGCGCCGATCGTGCGGGCGAGCTCGGCCTCCACGCGGGCCTTGTCGGCGTACTTGTTGCGGCGCGGGTCGAGCTGGACGGTCTCGGTGAGCAGCACGGTGCCGTCGCCGTCGACGTGGATGCCGCCGCCCTCGTTCACGAGGACCGAGCTGACCAGCTCGGCGCCGGTGCGGTCGGCGACGAAGCGGGCGATCTCCGCGGACTTGCGCCACTCGGACCAGGCCGGGTCGCCCCAGCCGTTGAAGGTCCAGTCGACGGCGCCGAGCACGCCGGGGCGCTCGTCGTCGACCACGAAGGTCGGGCCGAAGTCGCGCATCCAGAACTCGTCGAGCGGCGCCTCGATCTGCTCGACGTGCGAGCCGAGCATGCGGGCGGCGCGCTCGCGCTCGGACGGGTCGACCACCATCGTGACCGGCTCGAACTCGGCGACCGCGTGGGCGACGGCGGTCCAGGCGGCGTAGGCCTCCTCGGCGGACGCGGCGTCGTCGCCGAGGGTGATGCCGGCGCGCGGGAAAGCCATCCAGGTGCGCTCGTGCGGTGCGGTCTCGGCGGGCATGCGCCAGGTCATCGTGAACCTCCGGGCTCTATTGATCGGATGATCAATAGATACCTATACTGGACCCACGATGTCAAGAGCAGCCCGCAGACCGCCCGCCGAGCGCCGCGCCGAACTGGCCGCCGCCGCCCGCGCGCTCGCCCTCGACGAGGGCCTGGCCGCCGTGACGCTGCGCGCCGTCGCCGCCCGCGCGGCGGTCGCGCCCGCGCTGGTCGCGCACTACCACGAGTCGATGGACGCACTGGTCGCCGAGACCTTCACGAGCATCGTCGCCGCGGAGATCGCGGAGCTGCGCGGCCTGCTCGCCGCGGCCCCGTCCCCGGCCGCCGGGCTCGCGACGCTGCTGCGCACGCTCCTCGACGGCAGCCGCGACGACGTCACCGTCGTGTGGGTGGAGGCCTGGGCGCTCGGCCGCCGAAACCCGGTGCTGGGCGCGGCGGTCCGCGACCAGATGGACGCCTGGAGCGACGTGTTCGAGGGCGTGATCGCTGAGGGAGTCGCGGCCGGATCGTTCCGGGTGGAGGACCCGCGCGCGGTCGCCTGGCAGCTCCTCGGGATGCTCGACGGCCTCAACGCTCAGGCGCTGGTCCGCTGGGGCGGCGCCGCCGACCGCGGGTCGCTGCTCGGGCATGCGGTCGAGGGGATGCTGGGGGTGGAGCGCGGGGTGCTGGTGGGGTAGGAGACCTACTGCACCCACGCCACCAGTTCCGCCAGGAACTCCTCCGGCTTCTCGATGTGCGGCGAGTGCCCGCAGTCCTCGAACACCACCTCCCGCGTCACCCCGCCCTGCGCCTGGTAGCTCTCCAGCACCGCGCGGATCTGCTTGAGCATCGGCTGCGGGGGTGCGACCTCCTCGCCGGGCCAGCCGGGGATGACGCCGGCGGCGCCGAGCTGGTTGAGGTCGAAGAAGGACGCGTCGTTGACGATCGCGTCGAGCGCGCCGTGGATCCAGAGGATCGGCGGCTTGACCGGGAGGTCGATGATGTCGGTCGTGTCGAAGTAGGTCGGCGCCATCGTGTTGAGGACGCCGTGCGGGCCGGGCGCGAAGCCCGGCCACTCGTCGGTCGCCGTCGCGTCGCCGGGGTAGTTGTCCACGCCGGTCGCGGTCGTGAGCATCGACTGCACCCAGAGGTCCTCGTACTCGGTCGTGAAGCCCGGCGCCACGTAGGCCGAGCGGTAGACGGCGCGCGGCGAGGTCGGCGAGTCCTCGCCGGTGTCGTGGGCGGCGAGCCGCTCCACGAAGTCCGGGTTCGCTCCGCCGCCGCCGGTTCCCGAGGCGTCGGAGTTGAGGAGGCTGCCGTCGAGCGCCGTTCCGCCGAAACCGTACGGGGAGACCGTGGATACCAGCGTCAGGCTGCGCACCAGGTCGGGACGGTCGAGCAGCAGCTGCATCACCACACCGCCGCCCATGCTCCAGCCGACCAGGTGCACCGGCCCGCTGTCGAGCGCGTCGAGCACGGCCGCGACGTCCTCCGAGAAGTCGCCGACCCCGCGGGTCGCGTCGACGGGCAGCGTCTCGCTCTCCCCGAAGCCGCGGAGGTCGATCGCGAGGGCGCGCGTGCCCTCGGGGAGCGACAGCATCAGCGGCTGCCAGAACAGCGACGACGACACGTTGCCGTGCACGAACACGATGGTCCGGGTGGCGTCGGCGGCGACGGTCGGGTCGGTCGTGCGCGCCAGCACGTTGGCCGTGTAGCGGGGCGTCGTGACGCTGCGGGCGACGATGCCGGGGAGCAGGGTTGCGGTCACTTACGTCTCCTTCGGGTCGGAGGTGCCGGGATCGGAGGTGTGCGGGTGGGAGTGGTAGTGCGGGTGGGCGGGATACGCGCCGGGCAGGTGCGGAGTGAGCTGACGGACCCCGGCCTCCGTCATCACGATCGTGTAGTGGTTCACGTCCTCGGCCTCGAACGCCTCGAACCAGGGCAGCCGGGTGCGCCACTCGGCGGGCTCCTCCGGCGGGTAGAGCGGGTCCGTGTTCAGGAGGCCGCGCGGCGCGCGCACGAACGCGATCGGCAGCGTCAGCCCGGCGAGGGCCTCTTCGTAGCCGTCGGCGCCGCCGACCTCGATCGCGTTGGCCGACATGGCCTCCTCCGACACGCTCGACCGCAGCTCGGGCGGCGCGCCGACCAGGTCGTACAGCGCGTAGGCCTCGACAGCGTCGTTCCACCAGGGCCCGAGCGCGGGATGCCGGCGCCAGAACGCCAGGTACTCCTCCTCGCTCGCGAAGGTCATCCGCAGCCGGTCGCGCGCGGGGCCGAGGTCGGCCGTGCCGTAGACCGGGAGACCGCCGTCGATCAGCACCAACCGCTCCACCCGGTCGGGGTGGCGTTCGGCCAGCCAGACCGCCACGAACGCACCCATCGAATGCCCGGCGACGATGGCGCGCTCGACGCCGAGCCCGTCGAGCATCCGGGCGATGTCATCGGCGTGCTGGGTCAGCCCGTACGGCCCGGGGAGGCCGTTGCTGCGGCCGCGCCCGCGCAGGTCCGGCGCGATCAGCCGAACGCCCGGCAGTGCCGCGGCGACCATGCTCCACGAGACGTGGTTGGCGGTGATCCCGTGGATGCCGACCAGCGGCGTCCCGCCGGCGTCCGCGTGCCACTGTCCGCCGGCGAGCTCGCCGCCGGCGACCGGGACGCGGAACGGCTCCGCCGGCGTGAAGCCCGTCACTTCGCGCTCCAGCCGCCGTCGATCGTGTAGCTCGCGCCGGTGACCATCCGTGATCCGCTGCCCGCGAGCCAGAGCGCGAGGCCGGCGACCTCCTCCGGCTCGACCAGGCTCTTGATCGCGGGCTCGGTGAGCATGATCCTCTCGACCACCTCGTCCTCCGGGATACCGTGCAGCCGGGCCTGGTCCGCGATCTGCTTCTCGACCAGCGGCGTGCGGACGTAGCTGGGCTCGATGCAGTTGGAGGTGACGCCGTGCGCGGCGCCCTCCAGCGCGGTCACCTTCGAGAGGCCCTCGAGGCCGTGCTTCGCCGCGACGTAGGCGGACTTGAACTCGGAGGCGCGCAGGCCGTGGACGCTGGAGATGTTGATGATCCGCCCGAAGCCACGTTCGTACATGCCGGGGAGGGCGGCGCGGATGAGGAGGAACGGCGCCTCCAGCATGATCCGCAGCAGGAGTGCGAAGCTCTCCGGCTCGAACTCCGGGATCGGCCGCACGTGCTGCAGACCGGCGTTGTTGACGAGGATGTCGGTGTCGAGGCGGAGGTCGCCGAGCGCGGCGGTGTCCGAGAGGTCGACCTCCCACGCGTCGCCGCCCAGCCGGTCGGCCGCGGCACGTGCCGCGTCGCCGTTGAGGTCGGCGATCGTGACCCGCGCGCCGGCGGCGGCGAAGGCCTCGGCGCACGCCAGACCGATGCCGCTCGCACCGCCGGTGATGAGGGACCTGCGCCCCGAGAGGTCCGCCATAGCCGCTTTCCTTCCCGGGCGCGTCCGCCCACACCGGCACCCTACCCGCGGGCCGCGGCCCGGCGGAAGAAGGGGCTGTCGGGAACGGAGGAGATCGAGGGCGACACGCCGCCGAAACGCAGCGAACGGAGGAGATCGCGGCCGGGGGAGGGCGGATCTCCTCCGTTCGCGGAGGGGAGGGGGAAGCGGGTAGGGGTCAGGCGGTGGGGGCGGGAGCGGAGGCGGCGACCGTGGTGCGGACCAGGCGCGCGTCGGCCGGGGTGACCGCGTGCTTCGGGCCGGTCAGCGCGATGCGCGTCTCCGTCTCGCGCTCGGCGCAGGACGGGCCCACCCAGAGCTCGACGTCGCCGGGCTCCACGATGCGGACGCCGTCGAGGCCGGTGAAGGCCAGCCGGGTGGACGGCACCTGGAAGGCGACCACGGCCTCCTCGCCCGGCTCCAGCGAGACGCGGGCGTAGCCGAGCAGCTGGGCGACCGGGCGCGTGACGCTCGCGAACACGTCGCGGGCGTAGAGCTGCACCAGGTCGGAGCCCGCGCGCTCGCCGCTGTTGCGGACGGTGACCCGCACCTCGAACTCGCCGCCGGCGGCCACGGCCGCGTCGGCCTCCAGCCCGGTGCGCTCGAAGGTCGTGTAGCTGAGGCCGTGACCGAACGGCAGGACCGGGGTGCTGTCGGCGCTCGTCACGTCGGACGGGCCGCCGAGCAGCGGGTGCAGGTACGAGAACGGCTGAGCGCCGGCCGACCGCGGCAGCGACACCGGGAGGTGGCCGCTGGGCGAGACCCGGCCGGACAGCACGGCGGCGATGGCTCGGCCGCCCTCCTCGCCGGGGAAGAACGCCTGCAGCACGGCCGCGGGCGCGTCCGGTCCGGTGATGGCCCAGTCGATCGCGTACGGGCGGCCGGACAGCACGATGACGACGGTCGGCGTCCCGGTGCGGACGACGGCCTCCACCAGCTCGCGCTGCACGCCGGGGAGCTCCAGGCTCTCCACGTCGTTGCCCTCGCCGACCGTGCCGCGGCCGAACAGGCCCGCGCGGTCGCCGACGACGACCACGGCCACGTCGGCGTCGGCCGCCGCGCTGACCGCGGTGACGATGCCGGAGCGGTCGTCGCCCTCCACGTCGCAGCCGCGGGCGTGCACGAGTTCCGCCGCGGGGAACTCCTCGCGCAGCGCCTCCAGCACCGAGGGGAGCTCGAAGCCGAGCGGGACCTCCGGGTGGTGGGCGAGCACGTGGTTGGCGAACGAGTAGCAGCCCATCAGCGCCTCGGCGGCGTCGGAGTTCGGGCCGACGACCGCGATGCGGGCGGCGGCGCGGTCGCCCTCGAGCGGGAGGGCGCCGTCGTTGGTGAGCAGCACCAGCGACTCCTCGGCCAGGCGCAGCGCGAGCGCGCGGTGCGCGGGGGAGTCCAGGTCGACGGACGTCGGCGGCTCCTCGAAGGTCTCGTCCAGCAGGCCGAGCTCCTCCTTCTGCGCGAGCAGGCGCAGCACGGCGCGGTCGACCAGCGCCTCGTCGGCGAGCCCGGCGCGAATGCGCTCGGCCAGCGGGGCGAGGAACGCGTCGCCGGTCGGCAGCTCGACGTCGATGCCGGCCGCCAGGGCCAGCGCGGCCGCCTCGCCGCGGTCGGCCGCGACGCGGTGCATGGTGTGCAGGAACGCCACCGCGAAGTAGTCGGCGACGACGGTGCCGTCGAAGCCCCACTCGTCCCGGAGCACGCCGGTGAGGTAGGCCGGGTTCGCGGCGACGGGCACGCCGTCGATCTCCGCGTACGAGTTCATCACCGAGCGGACGCCGCCGTCGCGGACCGCCATCTCGAACGGGGGCAGCAGCGTGTCCCGCACCTCGCGCGTCCCGGCGTGCACCGGAGCGTGGTTGCGCCCGGCCTGCGACGCCGAGTAGCCGACGAAGTGCTTGAGCGTGGCGTGCACGCCCGACGACTGCAGGCCGCGCACGTACGCGGTGGCGATCGTCCCGACCACGTACGGGTCCTCCGCGATGCACTCGTCCACCCGGCCCCAGCGCGGGTCGCGGATCACGTCGAGCACGGGGGCGAGGCCCTGGTGGATGCCGAGCTCGCGCATCGAGGCGCCGATCACCGCACCCAGTTCCTCCACCAGCTCCGGGTCGAACGCGGCGCCCCAGGCGAGCGGGGTCGGGAAGGTCGCGGCCTTCCACGCCGCCAGCCCGGTCAGGCACTCCTCGTGCACGAGCGCGGGGATGCCGAGCCGGGTCTGCTCGCGCAGCCGGCGCTGCTCCGACCACAGCCAGGAGGCGCGCTCCACGGGGTCGACGGGGCGCGTGCCGTACACGCGGGTGAGGTGGCCGATGCCGTTCGCGGTGGCGTCCTCGTAGCTCTGGCCGGTGGTCATCTCCCCGTCGAGCGGTGCGACGTTGTCGTCGCCCTTGTCGACCCAGTAGCCGACGATCTGCGCGAGCTTCTCGTCGAGAGTCATCCGGGCGTGCAGGTCGCGCACGCGCTCGGAGACGGTGGGGAGGTTGTCAGTCGTAGTCATGCTTCTTTCCTGCATACGGGTGGTACGGGAACGTGTCGGGAACGCGAGCGGGGAGCCGGGCTCAGCCCTTGACCGCACCGGTGAGACCGCCGACGATCCGGCGCTCGAACAGGCTGAAGAAGATCAGCGCGGGGATCATCGAGAGCGACGTGAACGCCAGCACCTTGGAGGTGTCGGTGGCGTACTGCGACGAGAACGCCTGCACGCCGAGCGGCAGGGTGAAGGTCGCCTGGTCGTTGAGGATGAACAGCGGCAGCAGGTAGCTGTTCCAGCTCGCGATGAAGGCGAGGATGCCCACCGTGATCACGCCGGGGAGCGAGAGCCGCAGCACCATCCGGAAGAAGAAGCCGATCCGGCTGCAGCCGTCGATGAAGGCGGCCTCCTGGATCTCGTCCGGGATCGCGCGGAGGAACGGCACCAGGATGATGATCGTCGTCGGCAGCGCGAACGCGATCTGCGGGATGATGACGCCCGCGAGCGAGTTCATCAGGCCGAGGTTGCGCACCACGATGTAGAGCGGCGTGATCGCGACGGTGATCGGGAACATCAGCCCGGCGGCGAACAGCGCGTAGAGGAAGCCGCTGCCCCGGAAGGTGTACCGGGCGAGCACGTAGCTGGCCATCAGCCCGAGCGCCACCGCGCCGACGGTCGTGACGAGGGCGACGACCGTGGAGTTGAGGACCTGGCCCCAGAAGACGCTTCCGGTGAGCACGTCCAGGTAGTTCGCCGGGTTCCACGGGTTCGGGAAGCCGGCCGGGTCGACGGTGATCTGCGAGTTCGTGCGGAAGCCGCCGATGATGATGTACGCGATCGGCACGATCATCAGCGCGATCACGATCAGCGCGACGAAGTAGACGGCCGGCGATCCCCAGGGGAGGCTCTTCCGCTCGGCGCGGCGCGCGGCGCGGGTGGAGACGGTGAGGGTGGTCATCACGCCGTCCTTTCTGTTGCGGCCCCGTTGCGGCGGCCCGTGCGGCCTTCGGCCTTCTTGGCGGTCGTGACCGCACCGGCGGTGTCACGGCGGAGGACGAAGCGCTGGTAGATGAGCGCGACGATCAGGGAGATGAGGAAGATCACGACGGCCACGGCGTTGCCGTAGCCGTAGTTGCCGGCGTTGCGGCCGTTCGCGACCATGTAGGTGGCCATCGTCGAGGTGCCCGCGGTGGAGGCCACGTACTGGCCCCAGATGATGTAGACGAGGTCGAACAGCTGGAGGGCGCCGATGATCGAGAGGAACGCCCAGATCCGGAGCGTCGGGCCGAGCAGCGGCAGGGTGATCCTGCGCTGGATCTGCCAGTACGACGCGCCGTCGAGCGCTGCGGCCTCGTAGAGCTCCTCCGGGATGCCCTGCAGGCCGGCGAGGAAGAGGATGACGGCGAAGCCGACGTACTTCCAGGTCAGGATGCCCATCAGGGTCCAGATGGCGATGTTCGGGTCGGACAGCCAGTCGTGGGCCATCCAGCCGAGGCCGACATTGTGCAGGAAGCCGTTGAGCGCGCCGTTGGTGGCGAGCATCAGGCTCCAGCCGGTGCCGACCACGACCTCCGAGATCACGTAGGGCACGAAGATCAGCACGCGGATGAGCGACTGGCCCCTCATGCGCCGGTTGAGGAGGAGCGCGAGGAGGATGGCGATCGGGCCCTGGATGACGATGGACATCACGACGATGAAGGCGTTGTGCCCGAGCGCCGCCAGGAAGGCCGGGTCGGTGAGGATGACGACGTAGTTCTGGAGGCCGACGAAGTCGGTGGGGGTGCCGTACCCGGCCCAGCGGAAGAAGCCGTAGTAGGCGGCCATCACGACCGGGAAGATCACGAAGGCCAGGAAGACGATGACGGCGGGGCCGGCCAGGAGGAGGATCTCGGCGCGGAGGCCCCAGCCCGCGCCGCGGCGGCGGCGCGGCTGCGACGGGAGCGACGCGGTGGCGCCGCTCCCGTCGTGCTGCGCGAGATCCGCCGTCGACACGCGCTCGGTCGAGGTTGACTCGCGGGTGTTGCTCACTATCGGGCCTCTCAGCCCTTCTTCGCGGCGTCGTTCGCGGCCTGGATCATGCCCTTGGCGTCGGTCTTGCCGGCGAGCATGTCGACCACGGCGACGTTCAGCGCGTTGCCGATGTTCTGGCCGAGGACGGTGTCGAGCCACTGCGAGACGTACGGCGCCTTGTTGTAGGCCGCGAGGACCTCCTTCAGGTAGGGCTCGGTGACCTCCTTCTGGGCGTCGGTGTTGACCGGCGGCGAGTTGAACGCCTTGTAGTAGGCGATCTGCTGCGGGGTCGTCGCGATGAAGTTGAGGAAGTCCACGCACTCCTTCGGCGCCTTCACGGAGCAGGAGTAGCCGTCGACGCCGCCCATGATCGAGCCGGGCTCGCCCTTACCGCCGGAGAGCTCCGGGAAGGGGTAGAAGCCGAGGTCGGGGAGGGGCTTCTGGTCGGGGGTGAGCGAGGCGATCACGCCCGGGTCCCACGCGCCCATGAGCTCCATGGCGGCCTTGTGGTTGGCCACCAGGCCGGCGGAGGAGCCGGCGCCCTGCTGGGCGGAGGTGGTCAGGAAGCCGTCGTTGAAGGGCTTCTGGCCGGCGAAGTTCTCCAGGTCCTGAGCGGCCTTGAGCCAGCAGCCGTCAGAGAAGCTCTTCGAGTCCGCCGTCTTCTCCATCGTGGTGCCGGAGCACTCGCGGAGCGCGAACCAGTAGAACCAGTGCGCGGCCGGCCAGGCGTCCTTGGCGCCGAGGGCGATCGGGGCGACGCCCGTGGCCTTCAGCTTCTGGACGTCGGCGCTGAGGTCGTCGATGGTCTTGGGAGCCTCGGTGATCCCTGCCGCCTTGAAGAGGTTCTGGCTGTAGAAGAGGCCGCCGGGGAGGACCGCGAGGGGCATCGCGTAGACCTTGTTCTGGTAGGTCTCCGCCTTGAACGAGCCCGAGGAGATGACCTTCTTGGTGTCGGCGGAGATCTTGTCGGTGATGTCCATGACCTGGCCGGCCTGGACCATCGCGGCCATCTTGCCGCCGCCGCGCTGCAGGAAGATGTCCGGGGCGTCACCCGAGTTGAGCGCCGTCTGCAGCTTGCCGTCGAGGTCCTCGTTCTGGATCGACTGCATCTTGATCGTGACGTTCGGGTTGGCCTTCTCGAACGCGGCGATCGCGTCCTTCCAGTACTGCTGGCCGGGGCCGGTCGTCGAGTTCTGCCAGAGCGTCATGCTGACTTTGCTGTTGCTGGAGCTGTCGGAGGAGGTGCCGCTGCACGCGGTCAGCGCGAGCGAGCCGGCGGCCAGGACAGCAGCTCCGATGAGGAGCTTCTTGGCTTTCATGTGATTCCAACCTGTTCTCTTCGTTGAGCGGCATCCGCGGATTCGCGATGCCTGTGACGGAAGTCCGTGCCGGGGGCTGCCGGCCGGGCGAAGCCTCTCGCCTGGGGCCGGACAAGGACTCGTCGGGTCCGGGAGGCTGACCGGACCACGTCAGTGTCGCAAGCCCACCTGGGAGTGTCAAACGTTTTCGAAATCCTTTTCGAAATCCTTTTCGAGGTTGCTATGCTGCTCGATCATGGGACGACGTCCAACCATCAACGACGTGGCGGAGGCCGCCGGCGTGTCCGCCGCGACGGTCTCCAAAGCGGTCAACGGCCGCTACGGCGTCGCCTCGCACACGGCCGAGCGCGTGCTCCAGGTCGTGGAGGAGCTCGGCTACGAGTCCAGTCTCGTCGCGAGCAGCATGCGGTCGCGGCAGACCGGCGTGATCGGCGTGCTCGTGGCCGACTTCGAGCCGTTCAGCGCCGAGGTGCTCAAGGGCGTCGGGGCCGCGCTGTCCGACTCGCGCTACGACCTCCTCGCCTACAGCGGCTCGCGCCAGCTCGCGCCCGAGGGCTGGGAGCGCCGCTCGCTCAGCAGGCTCAGCGGCACGCTCATCGACGGCGTCATCATGGTGACGCCGACCGTGGTGAACGTGAACGCGGACGTCCCGATCGTCGCCGTCGACCCGCACACCGGCCGCGCAGACCTCCCGACCGTGGAGTCGGACAGCTTCGGCGGCGCCCGGAGCGCTGTCGACTTCCTGATCGGCCTCGGCCACCGCCGCATCGGCTTCGTGGCCGGCCGGCCGGACCTGCGCTCCTCGGCCGCGCGCGACGCGGGCTACCGGCGTGCGCTCGCGGAGGCCGGCATCCCGTTCGACCCGTCGATCGTCGGCGTCGGCAACTACGAGCAGGAGAGCGCACGGGAGGCCGCGCGCCGGCTCCTCGCCGCGCCGGAGCGGCCCAGCGCGATCTTCGCCGCCAACGACCTGTCCGCGATCGTGGTCATCGAGGTGGCGCACGAGCTCGGGCTGGAGGTGCCGCGCGACCTGTCGGTGGTCGGGTTCGACGACATCCCCGAGGCGTCCCGGTTCTCCACACCGCTGACGACGATCCGGCAGCCGATGGGGCGGCTGGGCGCGGCCGCGGCGGAGCTGGTCGTGGCGCTGATGGCCGGCGAGGAGCCGGACCCGACGCACATCCGCCTCCCGACGCGGCTCATCCGCCGCGCGAGCACGGCGCCGCCGGCGTAGCGCCCGGTCCACGCGGTCTCCGCTTGCGCAGGAGAACGGACCGGGACACGCCGCCCGAGTCCGTTCGGACAGCCTTCGGAAGGAGATCCGCGACCGTGTCTCCTTCCGGGGCGTGGCCTCGAATCCGGCTCAGAGGGTGGTCGGGGCGCCCAGTCCGGAGGCGGCGGCGCGCATCGCGGCCTCCGCGCTCGCGACCGTGATCAGGCTGTTGCCCGCGACGATGTGGAGGCCGTAGGCGTCCTCCAGCGCGACCAGGTTCATCGCCAGCGTCTCGACGGGGAGTGTCGGCGCGAAGACGCCCGCGGCGGCGCCGCGCTCCAGGATGCCCGTGTAGGTGGCGAGCTGGCGCCGGTACATCCGCTCGACCAGCTCGTCGTGCAGCGAGGAGGTGCCGGCGAGCACGTCGAACTCGTAGAGCAGGCGCATGAGGGCGTCGTCCGGGCCGCTCGGCAGGCCCTCCCGGATGGCGGCGGCGAGCTGCAGCTGCGGCTCGGGGATGCCGGCGACCACGGCGTCCCTGTGGTCGCAGAACCGCTCGAGGCCGGCCCGGTGGGCCTCCACCAGGAGCTGGTCGAGGTCCTCGTAGTAGTAGAGGATCGCGCCGCGGGTGAGCCCCGCCTTCGCCGCGAC of Leifsonia shinshuensis contains these proteins:
- a CDS encoding alpha/beta fold hydrolase — translated: MTGFTPAEPFRVPVAGGELAGGQWHADAGGTPLVGIHGITANHVSWSMVAAALPGVRLIAPDLRGRGRSNGLPGPYGLTQHADDIARMLDGLGVERAIVAGHSMGAFVAVWLAERHPDRVERLVLIDGGLPVYGTADLGPARDRLRMTFASEEEYLAFWRRHPALGPWWNDAVEAYALYDLVGAPPELRSSVSEEAMSANAIEVGGADGYEEALAGLTLPIAFVRAPRGLLNTDPLYPPEEPAEWRTRLPWFEAFEAEDVNHYTIVMTEAGVRQLTPHLPGAYPAHPHYHSHPHTSDPGTSDPKET
- a CDS encoding TetR family transcriptional regulator C-terminal domain-containing protein, which gives rise to MSRAARRPPAERRAELAAAARALALDEGLAAVTLRAVAARAAVAPALVAHYHESMDALVAETFTSIVAAEIAELRGLLAAAPSPAAGLATLLRTLLDGSRDDVTVVWVEAWALGRRNPVLGAAVRDQMDAWSDVFEGVIAEGVAAGSFRVEDPRAVAWQLLGMLDGLNAQALVRWGGAADRGSLLGHAVEGMLGVERGVLVG
- a CDS encoding alpha/beta fold hydrolase gives rise to the protein MTATLLPGIVARSVTTPRYTANVLARTTDPTVAADATRTIVFVHGNVSSSLFWQPLMLSLPEGTRALAIDLRGFGESETLPVDATRGVGDFSEDVAAVLDALDSGPVHLVGWSMGGGVVMQLLLDRPDLVRSLTLVSTVSPYGFGGTALDGSLLNSDASGTGGGGANPDFVERLAAHDTGEDSPTSPRAVYRSAYVAPGFTTEYEDLWVQSMLTTATGVDNYPGDATATDEWPGFAPGPHGVLNTMAPTYFDTTDIIDLPVKPPILWIHGALDAIVNDASFFDLNQLGAAGVIPGWPGEEVAPPQPMLKQIRAVLESYQAQGGVTREVVFEDCGHSPHIEKPEEFLAELVAWVQ
- a CDS encoding carbohydrate ABC transporter permease encodes the protein MSNTRESTSTERVSTADLAQHDGSGATASLPSQPRRRRGAGWGLRAEILLLAGPAVIVFLAFVIFPVVMAAYYGFFRWAGYGTPTDFVGLQNYVVILTDPAFLAALGHNAFIVVMSIVIQGPIAILLALLLNRRMRGQSLIRVLIFVPYVISEVVVGTGWSLMLATNGALNGFLHNVGLGWMAHDWLSDPNIAIWTLMGILTWKYVGFAVILFLAGLQGIPEELYEAAALDGASYWQIQRRITLPLLGPTLRIWAFLSIIGALQLFDLVYIIWGQYVASTAGTSTMATYMVANGRNAGNYGYGNAVAVVIFLISLIVALIYQRFVLRRDTAGAVTTAKKAEGRTGRRNGAATERTA
- a CDS encoding extracellular solute-binding protein; translation: MKAKKLLIGAAVLAAGSLALTACSGTSSDSSSNSKVSMTLWQNSTTGPGQQYWKDAIAAFEKANPNVTIKMQSIQNEDLDGKLQTALNSGDAPDIFLQRGGGKMAAMVQAGQVMDITDKISADTKKVISSGSFKAETYQNKVYAMPLAVLPGGLFYSQNLFKAAGITEAPKTIDDLSADVQKLKATGVAPIALGAKDAWPAAHWFYWFALRECSGTTMEKTADSKSFSDGCWLKAAQDLENFAGQKPFNDGFLTTSAQQGAGSSAGLVANHKAAMELMGAWDPGVIASLTPDQKPLPDLGFYPFPELSGGKGEPGSIMGGVDGYSCSVKAPKECVDFLNFIATTPQQIAYYKAFNSPPVNTDAQKEVTEPYLKEVLAAYNKAPYVSQWLDTVLGQNIGNALNVAVVDMLAGKTDAKGMIQAANDAAKKG
- a CDS encoding beta-glucosidase, which gives rise to MTTTDNLPTVSERVRDLHARMTLDEKLAQIVGYWVDKGDDNVAPLDGEMTTGQSYEDATANGIGHLTRVYGTRPVDPVERASWLWSEQRRLREQTRLGIPALVHEECLTGLAAWKAATFPTPLAWGAAFDPELVEELGAVIGASMRELGIHQGLAPVLDVIRDPRWGRVDECIAEDPYVVGTIATAYVRGLQSSGVHATLKHFVGYSASQAGRNHAPVHAGTREVRDTLLPPFEMAVRDGGVRSVMNSYAEIDGVPVAANPAYLTGVLRDEWGFDGTVVADYFAVAFLHTMHRVAADRGEAAALALAAGIDVELPTGDAFLAPLAERIRAGLADEALVDRAVLRLLAQKEELGLLDETFEEPPTSVDLDSPAHRALALRLAEESLVLLTNDGALPLEGDRAAARIAVVGPNSDAAEALMGCYSFANHVLAHHPEVPLGFELPSVLEALREEFPAAELVHARGCDVEGDDRSGIVTAVSAAADADVAVVVVGDRAGLFGRGTVGEGNDVESLELPGVQRELVEAVVRTGTPTVVIVLSGRPYAIDWAITGPDAPAAVLQAFFPGEEGGRAIAAVLSGRVSPSGHLPVSLPRSAGAQPFSYLHPLLGGPSDVTSADSTPVLPFGHGLSYTTFERTGLEADAAVAAGGEFEVRVTVRNSGERAGSDLVQLYARDVFASVTRPVAQLLGYARVSLEPGEEAVVAFQVPSTRLAFTGLDGVRIVEPGDVELWVGPSCAERETETRIALTGPKHAVTPADARLVRTTVAASAPAPTA
- a CDS encoding carbohydrate ABC transporter permease; the protein is MTTLTVSTRAARRAERKSLPWGSPAVYFVALIVIALMIVPIAYIIIGGFRTNSQITVDPAGFPNPWNPANYLDVLTGSVFWGQVLNSTVVALVTTVGAVALGLMASYVLARYTFRGSGFLYALFAAGLMFPITVAITPLYIVVRNLGLMNSLAGVIIPQIAFALPTTIIILVPFLRAIPDEIQEAAFIDGCSRIGFFFRMVLRLSLPGVITVGILAFIASWNSYLLPLFILNDQATFTLPLGVQAFSSQYATDTSKVLAFTSLSMIPALIFFSLFERRIVGGLTGAVKG
- a CDS encoding agmatine deiminase family protein — its product is MTWRMPAETAPHERTWMAFPRAGITLGDDAASAEEAYAAWTAVAHAVAEFEPVTMVVDPSERERAARMLGSHVEQIEAPLDEFWMRDFGPTFVVDDERPGVLGAVDWTFNGWGDPAWSEWRKSAEIARFVADRTGAELVSSVLVNEGGGIHVDGDGTVLLTETVQLDPRRNKYADKARVEAELARTIGATHAVWLPRGLTRDYDDFGTNGHVDIVATIPSPGRLLLHTQRNPEHPDFAVSRELRAFLSGTTDAAGRAWDIIDLPAPTTLRDEEGFVDWSYVNHLVVNDGVIACGFGEEAADAEATEILAAAYPGRRVSMVDSRPIFARGGGIHCITQQQPAVQR
- a CDS encoding 3-hydroxybutyrate dehydrogenase, whose amino-acid sequence is MADLSGRRSLITGGASGIGLACAEAFAAAGARVTIADLNGDAARAAADRLGGDAWEVDLSDTAALGDLRLDTDILVNNAGLQHVRPIPEFEPESFALLLRIMLEAPFLLIRAALPGMYERGFGRIINISSVHGLRASEFKSAYVAAKHGLEGLSKVTALEGAAHGVTSNCIEPSYVRTPLVEKQIADQARLHGIPEDEVVERIMLTEPAIKSLVEPEEVAGLALWLAGSGSRMVTGASYTIDGGWSAK